TCTTCGTTAGCTGTATGCCTGTTCATTCAGAATTTTgacaaacatttaaaaaaaaaatgtgtgtgcatgtcagaaaacgctgccgttgctgaactttagttccgttttgtgtgttgcatgtagttgacttatttgtactttgtgtgaaagtaccgatattatattttgtaaacacaatatttatgtttggacgaaaatgcaggtgaactttctagtcctgtcaaaacaagttgtttaccacgttgttttgagtcgtgggttcgtggcgttcgctcggattaagtgcgtcggcacttttgatgtacgtcacagagaatgtcactattctagtccatggacagttcatctaattttagtcgtatcatgttcggtctggaatattctcgagattgagtatttactatataggccagcgcgatttgtatgttaaaaaaagcttctactttgagttctgctacgatgtgcagtagtatgtatggaatgctgaataaatcctcgaactcaatttgacgagtttttgtctgctgctgtgaagacgggccacgtagaataaaagaacacaactatatgacatttgagaacttggtcaatctcaagtgtcgtgtaacagtgcAATACATTTACTTTTAATGATACAAATTATAATGACCTGCATAGATGTGTATGATTTGGCAGAATAAACATCAATGAATAGGTGCAGCAGTGTAGTCATTTTTGTACCATTGAAGCTGTTTTGTATCATCCTGCACACCACATGGCAATTCTAATGTGTCTtgttaggcccaaaaaaaaatagtctgtttacggtaacccgaccgaccctatttttttcgcgcgaccctagactttttttggcatttggggggaaaaaaataacgtaaaaatatgttggtttttttgagagaaaaaaaagggaaaaaaaatcccgacctaccgaccctatttttttggcctatgttaccgtaaacagacctcttttttttttggccttagtaagAGTACATGTATCTCTGCCTAGTTATAACTAAATATAAGAAATTGCTTGCTTTATATTTCAGGGCAATGGTATCAGTGGTACAGACGTGAAGAAGCTGGAGGAGGCAGGGTTCTACACTGTGGAGTCTGTGGCCTTCGCTCCAAAGAAAATGCTCCTGGCTATCAAGGGCATCAGTGAGGCCAAGGCTGATAAAATTGTGGTGAGTACTCAGTAGTAGAGTGCAGATGATACGGTTCTTTGTATAATGATACATAATTATGCAGGGAAATGCCCAAACTTTCAAATTGCCAAACTCTTGTCGTCATTCTAGCAAAATTGCTTAGTGGACTTTTTGTTAAACTTTGAAAACATTTGAAAAAATTGCTGTagcttttaaaaaaatgtttttatactTTTACTTTAAGAAACATCCCTGTAAGTATAACCAAATAAATTATTTGAATCTTTCATAAGTAAATTATTATTGGTCTTATGATTTGGCTTTCATTTAAGATTTTAATGCAGTCTTTGTGAAGAGGCCAAGTAAAGAGTGCTACAATAATATTGATAGTGACTACTTCAAGCACTTGTTCACATTGAGGTTTTAATCTGGCAATAAGCAGGCATGTGACTCCAATTGCTGTGTCAGAGTTTCAAGTAACACTCCAATCGTAGCCAATGGTTTTACATAAAACATGAAATAATACATGAATACTTTTTGAGTTTCAGTTGCTTTTATTCCTTACATATTTTTAATATAAAAGCTGTATGAGATGTAATGTGATAATTTCAAGAGACTTTTTGTCATTTGTAGCAAGAAGCAGCTAAGCTGGTGCCTATGGGGTTCACAACAGCGACAGAGTTCCATCAGAAACGCTCAGAGATCATCCAGGTCACCACAGGGTCCAAGGAACTGGACAAGTTACTGCAAGGTTGAGCGACATTTCCACTAGTAGATTTATTAGTACACAAGTGGTTATTTATTTTACACTTGTAACTTGTAAGATGTTTTAAACTTATAAGATGTTTTACACTAAAAGATTTTTTTCCAGATGTAGGTCTTTTGTGACATTTAACATACGTGTGAACTAGATTAAATGTACTGTACATATATTTGGTTGTACACAGTACAGTGACCAAATCAGTGTTCTCAAGTTAGGAGGAACCCTGTTAGAGGGATTATACTGTATACAGTAGAGGATTAATGTAAAAATGTATCGGGATTGGACAAAACCTCACCAATAAGAAATTAAAACATGGCAACACTTCACCACTTGAAACAGTCTGTTCATAGAGCAAGAACTAATCTTGCACATTTCCATCAACTTATGTTCCAGATAGTGAATCAGTTGACGATATCTGTTGAGGTATTCTGTATTTCATGTACAGTTGTAGATGGTCTGGTCTGGTATGGTATGGTCTCTGATTCTGaaggctttttctttttttataaacCTGCCTAAATGGAATATCTCTTTTGATGAATGTGTAAATGTTTGTGTTACCAGGTGGTATTGAGACGGGCTCCATCACAGAGATCTTTGGGGAGTTCAGAACAGGAAAGACACAGCTATGTCACACCATGGCTGTCACATGTCAGGTAAACAAACATGTCTGCTCTTCATGTTTTAGTGCGTAGATTTGTGGCAATAAGATTCACTTGTAACAACGCGCATTTTGTGTCTGCTTGCAGTAATCTTTGTGCCGTTTACTCTGGTGTACGTTTGTCAAGTGAATAAAGAGAATGCATGTTTGTTCTTGGGAACTCACATAGATTATAGTATTACCAGTATGCAAAGATCAGCACAAAGTAGGCTATTGGAGGTAGTTGTTATAACAAATAATAAGTAAGTTTCATAATAAATCAGCATTATTCTACgaaatgagtaaaaaaaaagttttaaaaaaccACCATGTAATACGTAACTTGATCAAATCGCGCATTCAGCATCTTAATGTTTTGCTGACTGATGACTTACACTTGGTCTAGACTGTGCTGACTGTCCATTACTGTTTCAGTTGCCAATAGACATGGGAGGTGGAGAGGGAAAGGCCATGTACATTGACACAGAGGGAACGTTCCGACCAGAGAGACTGCTGGCTGTTGCTGACAGGTAAATTTTGATAGGTTTCACAATAGTTCTGCCCTAGTATTGGGTCGTGTTCAACTCAACCATACTATTTATCCACAATTTCTATGTGGCATTAACTAATAAACACCTGACTGGATTTGAATCCAGAAATTGTCTGTATGAATTATGTGGAGAGTCAAATTTGTACTTTTGTAGATTTTACACAAAAAAACTGGGTACGGCACTGATGTGAAGTCTTTCAAAGTCAGAAATTAATGTGTGTGAGGCGTTACCCTAGACTCTGTCCAGTGTCATTTTAATTTACCTTTTGGTGATTTGTTTTATTACTGTGGCATTTCACTCATACCAATTGTTTCATTATTGTGCACCAAATAAGTTATGCAGATTATTATTTTACAGTAATGTTGCTATGAATTTTCCCCGCAAATTTGTGAAGATAGCCATGAAAGGTTTAGAATTTTGGCAGCTCCACTAAAGTGACAGGAAAGCTTTTGGCAGTTtgagaagaaaaatccaaaactTAAAAGACAGATTTGAATAAAAGGACATGTCTGTATGAAAagagtgtgttgtgtgcaggtaCGGGCTGAAAGGCAGTGATGTACTGGACAACGTGGCATATGCCAGAGCCTACAACAGCGACCACCAGTCACAGCTTCTCATCCAGGCGGCAGCCATGATGGCAGAGTCCAGGTCAGTTTCAGGATGTTCATATACAGTCAGACCTTTCTACAAATACAATGTATATCGATTGAGTGGTAGTTGCCAATGCCAAGGCAGGTTtgactaccgtactttccgggtcataaggcgcgacttttttcctcgagtttgacccctgcgtcttttataacgaagcgcctaatccgtgtatgaaatacaaaaaaaatcaaagacaccgcctgagtaccagtcaaacaacttgtgataatgcatgtttcagctactaggtactaccctggccaagtttcctctcaagacatcaccccataggttaaactcggtcactgaccccggtgcaggaagtgtttcctctctcagatctatgacaggggaaccacctctcatagcaaaaactgggtcattgacccctgggaagaaggtcagtgtctaaacaaggcaacccagctatgacaatggacctgcctttgatctcgccgcacacacagagcacacatatttccactctgtattcttcctttgatgtgcagcttattttcattcttcgaccgtttgttaccggtatacttttttaattttggtgcgccctatcggccccctgcgcccaatgggtgactggattacaattttgtttaaaaagaagggggtgcgccttatgcgctgtagcgccttgtaacccggaaaatacggtaaaTCATTTTACAAATGTTATACAATGTACAATTAATTGGGAATTCTTTTTGCTTTGCTCAGTCTGTTGCAGTTGCCCTTCCAGCATTGGAATTAAAATATTTCTTATCATATTGAACAGTCACAAGTAGATTTGCCTGCTGTGTAAGGgtttgggtgtgtttgtgtttgcgatGTGCTGGAAGTAGCTGTGGCGTTGAACATAATTGTTGCCTGATCTGTATtggttgttcttcttgttgctgttttgagTAGGTAATTGTAATGCTTTTAAAATTTGATACAGGTGAACTAAGTGAGCAAATTCATATGGAATGAAAATGACATCTCTCACTTATGAAGAATATTTCTCAAGTATACATGTGTGTTGTACCCATGGATTTTCTCCATCTTTCCATGGGGAAATTGCATTGTTTCAGGTATGCACTGCTGATTGTAGACAGTGCCACCGCCCTGTACAGGACAGACTACTCTGGGCGAGGGGAGTTGTCTGCACGGCAGATGCACCTGGCTAGATTCCTGCGCATGTTGCTCAGATTGGCTGATGAGGTTTGTCATTGCAGATCTGTAGCTTAATGTCTCACAAACCACCTTTTGTTAATGAATGGTTTTTCTCTCCATCCAATCTTTGAAAAAAGAGGACTTACACAGGACTGTAGAAACGTTATAATTTGAAATGATTTATTATTCTGGAATGTGTGCGAATTCTGGCCTTATCGCCAGCCTTATGCAACatagatataaaaaaaatcttaacGCATTCACTGGCAGTTGACAATTTTTAGGAACTAAGGGTGTAATGTATGCATTTAAAGTGCTTGTGTCCCTTTGTTTTCAGATCTTTAAATATCGCTGTCCCTCATTTGATTAAGATTTTAAGGATGAACCGGTCAGAAATTTCTGTATGAAATGTCAATAAATTAAGCCAAAACAATTGAAGTTAAGTGTGATATTATGATGTGATTTGTGCAGTATGGCGTGGCAGTGGTGATGACAAATCAGGTGGTAGCACAGGTAGACGGAGCGGCCATGTTTTCTGCTGACCCCAAGAAACCCATCGGCGGCAACATCATTGCTCATGCCTCCACCACCAGGTGAGTGTTTGCTGCAGTCTTCTTTTCCTTGCTGCTGTCTGTATTTTTCAACTGTGCTTTCAAACCAGCTTCAGGTTTGAAAAACATATttggggggagaaaaaaaaatgaaaaatgaaaaaaaacactttaggTTTGAGACTCTTATCATGTTGCTTCCCTTGCATTATATTGACCCCATCGCAacccaggcctgaaagtggcgagtattttactcgccatggcgagtagaaacctGTAACTggcaagtagaaatgttcatctactcgccaaatgtgagtgaagttgctgaaacaaattgttggttcggctagtaaagtttgctctctggctagtaaatgttCAGAATCAGTAGCCCAAAGGCTAGTacaccatttttttttactttcaggGCTGCAACCTTAACAATAGTAACCAAGACACATGTTCACATGTTACATAATCAagaaacaagaattgtaggttaatgGAACATTTCTTATTGACAAAAAGAAACGTTACATTCACTAGTACGTcgaccacggaatgagtcgcatgtcacctttgcatgattttcatatttttacattttcctaaagagttttttatgctctatccagtggtgaaaaccgttttagaaaagagcgaaaacggtttgagttatacgcctgtgacttaggtgaccctcacactgttacaagacactccccggacttatattaagcctagcgcagaaccgcgcgaggtgacgcgactcatttcgtggtggagggtcacaaatggtcTTTGAagtaggcaggcagacagacagacaggcagacagacagacagacggacagacagacagagagacaaacacttatgatacaaataatgaattTATCTAAGAAGCATGGATGTAACTCACTTTCAAAATGCCAGCCAGGTCAAAAAATATGTGTTCACATGTTACTACTAGTAACATGTAATTGGATGTGTGtctgtgatttttgttttgatgtgcttctgcttgtatgtgtgtaatGATTTTACTAGGATGATTATATATATTCCTCTTTTTGTCCTGTTTCAGACTCTCCCTTCGGAAAGGAAGAGGAGAAACTCGCATTTGCAAAATCTACGATTCGCCATGCTTGCCTGAAGCAGAAGCCATGTTTGCCATTGGAGCAGATGGCATAGGGGACGCCAAGGATTAATCCACAGCCATGATTCCGTGGAAGAAATACGTCATGCAGAGTCTGAAATGAGGATTAAAGAAAGGTTCAACCATCCACGTTATTAAGTTTCATGAATCTTTCTGAAGAAATATTTCATGCAGAGGCGCAAATTGCAATCAAAACATGGTGCAGCTCTATGTGTTATTCCGTGTTTCTTACTTGCTTCTGCTTAAAGTAAGACATCATCTGGATTGAAATTGCATTCGGCgagatatatagagaatactacatggcttgctgtgtcgtaccagatttacacgagttgtttttttaaatattgaactgcgagcgaaagcgagctgttcactatttgaaaaagcaacgagtgtaaatctggtacaacacagcaagccatgtagtattctgtttatcctacatactgtacttacgtgtattttactgaaaatgtcttgcagtcgaggcagctaaattgaagacgcttgttttggaacctcgatcgcttctaaagcctcgtgcaatctattacgtcaaagcaaagaaacgtcactctgaaagtgtggtgtgacgtgttagttctgaagattcatcgagggtaattagcgagcgcaatttttgtttctataatgacgtttgtctcggtgactttggcatcataagcagtggaaaaacaggtccctgccagacttgcttgacatgacctcatttacatgatatacacacgtgtgatttgaacgattattatctcacgggtgtctctctcacgtatgtaggataaacccGATTTTGTGGTTACGTGTTTGTACTGTTGTCATGGACGTGTAAGTTTTGAGGATTGCGTGTGATACATACTGTCAATACCTGTGAGAATGTACTGTACAGGTGCATGTCTGTTTGAAGGTGCTTAGTTTTGGCTTCATGTTAGAAGAACTTTTTTTACCCACTGTCCATATTTACCCCTTGACTGCAACCATTACTGTACTTCCTAGTTATGACTTCACTTAGAATTCGCTAGTTATGACAACACTTAGAATTCGCTGACAGCTGTAAATTGTCCTTTGACTTGCAGCAAGCTGATAGCCTCCCCTGGAGGTCATATTCCAGGTTGTTCTCCTTGTAATTTGACTTTTCATAATCTGATTTTTGATTAGATTTTGCAGGTAGTCAATAGGGTTATTGTGTGTGGTTATGTGTTTGAGGCTGTTATTCTTCACTTGTTGACTTAATAAAATGAGATTGTGACAAATGCACCAAGCTGGCTCTTGGTCTTTCTTTTGCACAATACCTGTACTGAGTTTTACAGACACTCCCACAAGATCTCTGACAAAGTGTGCCAGAAGCAGTACTTTGAAAAGAAAATccatgccaaaaaaaaagagggtTAACCCACACCTTTCCCTGAAGcatgcatgggtgggattcttccggtatatgccggaaatccggactCGATTATggcctctttttttcttctctcttttgaTTTGGTTTTTGGTTCGGTTGAGGTtgaggattcatgacatttttcagtcccacccatgagCATGTTAGTCCCCTAGAAAAGCCAGGAATGCTCGAGAAATGTAAATGTAAGTTGTActtgtgatgaaaggacaccctttagACCAAAAGTATCCCTGCATTGCAAGAGGTCTGACATGACAGGTAAgattgacgggcgctgtggcggggtggtaagacgtcggcctcttaatcggaaggtcgagggttcgaatcccggcggCGGCTGCCTGGTgagttaagtgtggagattttttcgatctcccaggtcaacttatgtgcagacctgctagtggcttatcccccttcgtgtgtacacgcaagcacaagaccaagtgcgcacggaaaagatcctgtaatccatgtcagagttcggttggttgtagaaacacgaaaatatccagcatgcttcctccgaaagcggcgtatggctgcctaaatggcggggtaaaaacggtcatacacgtaaaaattccacttgtgcaaaaacacgagtgtacgtgggagtttcagcccacgaacgcagaagaagaagaacaggtaAGATTAGGTTACACTTATAGTCAAAGGGAAAAGAGAAGGAGTTCTTTCTTGGTAGGTGCCCTCAACGTGGCTTGACGCTACATAATCCTCTCTTAGCCtttggccaaaaagaaaaatctgtctgtttccggtaacatcgccaaaaaaaatagggttggtcggtcgttttttattttttatttaaatttttttattttttttaaacctttttcTTGCGTTTTGTTAAAGTCTTTTtacggtttaaaaaaaaaaattaaacacttccttagtctacttacaattatttagcacatgttttttacctagatatattgaaactaaataaagtatacttgactttattttttttttggtttatttgttttgttttttgtgtgtgtgtgtgtgcgaaaagcgaaaaaaaccactttagggttggcgcttaaaaatagggtcggtcgggttaccggaaacagacatatttttctttttggccttttAAGTTAGCAGCCTGCAAAGCGCCAGGGGATAGGGAGGGGATGGAGTGCTCACTCGTGCTCGTACTTAATGCTCTTGAAATCACTTCtgcgtttatgggctgaaacccCCATGTAGacttgtgtttttgcatgagtgggtttttacgtgtgtggtcccccccccccccccccccaccatttaggcaaccatactCACTTTTCTGGGAATAAACCGgaagaactctgacatgaattacaggatcttttccttgCGTCTTTTGTCTCGCGCTTGCATGTAtgcacgaagggggttaaggcactagcaggtctgcgcaTAAGTTGACCACAGAGATCGGAAAAGTCTCCGCCCTTAACGGAACCAGGTGCGGCAGGGATTCGAACATTTAAGCTTCAACATAGTAGGCTGATGTATTTTCCACAAGGCTATTGCATCCGTCATATCACAAGAATGTCTGGGGACATCATTAAATCAGTATGTCCAGCAATGGAGCATGAGTAATCAAGAGTGAACCATTACCACAGTGCCTGAACTTTATTTCTGTGTGCAAAAATCGACATCATTAAGTAGATTAGGGGAAAATTGAGAAATCTTTTACAATTAGGATGTGCATAGGGAAAAAATGCATGACGTTTTATGTAAGTCTGTTTTGGGGGGAAATCGcactgtcaacacacacacacacacacattttttaaagTCTTTTGTTTACAGACTTTCTTTAATTAATGTACTCTCTCCAAGACATGCACTTTCTCTCAAAAAGTTAATCCAaagataaaagaagaaaatcagATTGCCAttaatttattttgtatttctattttttcctttctcatactgcactctttcttttctttccccaCTTCTCAAAACAAGCATCTTACAGCcgctctctcgatctctctttcactcttaaaaaaacccaacaaactTGCATATTCAGGAACAATATTCCGACTGGGATTTTCTTTACTTCTTTTCTCACTGCCTtccttctccctccccccccaccctcgTTTCTCTGGCAGTAAAATGCGAAAGGTCATATAAAACGCCAGGCTAGCATCAACCAAATTTCCCTTTCCCTGACACTTTAGGGACAGAGCTCAGCGGAGCGTGTGACGGGATATAACGCATTGTTTCATTGCCCCTTTCGCTCAGCCAGGGACCCTAATAATAGGTCTATGGCTCAGCTAAGCGCTTTAGGCTCAAAgccgcccccctctctctctctcgaagtTGCAAGTTGTCTTCTATTCCTTGCAAATCTGTAAACTCACGCATTCTATTAAAAGTTACATGATTATTGTTGAATACCTCTTTCACTCAGCTAAGCGCTTTCTGCTCAAAGCCCCtctgattcccccccccccccctctctctctctctctctctctctctctctctctctctctcagtcctgCCCTCGCAAATTGACTTCTATTCCTGCAAATCTCTTTACTCGCGCATTCCATTAAAAGGAACACACaaatcccccctctctctctctctctctctatcagtctctctcagttGCATGTCCACGGCCCCCCCTATGTAAGCTTCAAAAACAGCCACCACGCTCACGCATGTCAAAGCTACCTTTTTACTCAAACAATGTTGGAATGAATTTTCAACTTTAAAGCTGTCTTCCACATGCCCAAGAGCTGCATGTAGAATAATACCCATGTTGAACGTTGACCGACAGTTCAGCCGCTTTCATTGTTTCTCTTACTCCGTTTGGCATGACAGTTCAGCTCGATGCTTTGTGTCATAATTATACCCCAACACTGCATGCAGAAAAATACGTTCGAGCGTCTGTGACGTGATATAACTCATTGTTTCATGATTCTTTCGCTCATCTTTGTTCACTAGTCAGCGCAAAGTcccctcactgtctctctctctctctctctctctctctctctctctctctctctctttctccgtcccAAGCCCTGCTCCGTCTTCTATTTGTTTCAAATCTCTACGCTCACGCACGTTAAAGATGCAAACCTTCCTTCAGCGAACCCTTGTAAGAGCCAATGTAGCGTGCAGTTGCCAGCAAAGCAGGGTGTGACATGACCTAATGCCTAATTAGTGATTGGACGAAAGTCTACTTCGCGaatctcgctgcacgaagctttggcactgaattttctgtgaaaggacttcgcgaagtcaacttggGGGTCAATTGAGGTCAACCTTTACGCGATGATTTTGTTTTCATGCTTCTtcccctctcagtctctctctagcAGCGCTGCATTTCTATTCTTTCCCTTGTCAAAGCTCACCGTCGCATGTTAAATATTCCTTCTTTCTCATTGCTCTGTTGGGATGGCAGTGCAACTTAAGCTGTCTGTCATAGAACCAAAGGCTGTCTGTTGGAAAATATCCGTGTGAGTTTAGCTCAATGTTTGCAGATGCAAACAGTTCAGCTGCTTCAGCAACGAAGCGTGTGACGTGATAGAACGTATTAGGGCCTATGTCATGCCTCTCGCTCACCTAAGCTCTATCAGCCCAtccaccccccaacccccactcTCTCTGGTCCTcagacacccacccaccccaatGGCAGTTTAAAAGCTAACTAAAAATCAGAAACTGTGCCGGAAAGAATATCCACTCTCGCAAGTATCACTTTCATCTCAGGATTTGTTAATATGTCATATAATCAAaaactgacgcacacacacgcgcgcgcgcgcgtacgcgGCTGACTGACGTTTGAAGAGCCCAACAGCTTGAATTCTTCAGGTCTATGAGTGCCATTTGGCGTTATGGAAAAGTCGCTGTAATCAATAACAGTCATGAATATTCATTCAGTAGAGCATACCCACTGATAAAAATACGAATCCAAGTGCTTCAAAGATGATAAAAGTCAAGAATAAATCATTCCAGATCGTAAAACTCTGCCAGGTGATGTGCAAGGATCTTTGCAGCTTAGCTGGATCGATATTGGTTGCTAACAGACACACTTTTACAGTTTTAGTGGTGGAGGCTTTTCGCAAAACTGCACCTACCAGCATAATTTTCCTTCACTCCTGAACACGGCTGATTTGTATCAGTCAGGAATCGGAATTCCGAGTTAAAAAGGCAGTCCCCATTAGAGAGGGTGGACGATGTTTAATATGCCATGTGTCATGCTTAGGCAG
This Littorina saxatilis isolate snail1 linkage group LG17, US_GU_Lsax_2.0, whole genome shotgun sequence DNA region includes the following protein-coding sequences:
- the LOC138953467 gene encoding DNA repair protein RAD51 homolog 1, coding for MAMQERRQETAVEAVAEDETFGPMPLAKIEGNGISGTDVKKLEEAGFYTVESVAFAPKKMLLAIKGISEAKADKIVQEAAKLVPMGFTTATEFHQKRSEIIQVTTGSKELDKLLQGGIETGSITEIFGEFRTGKTQLCHTMAVTCQLPIDMGGGEGKAMYIDTEGTFRPERLLAVADRYGLKGSDVLDNVAYARAYNSDHQSQLLIQAAAMMAESRYALLIVDSATALYRTDYSGRGELSARQMHLARFLRMLLRLADEYGVAVVMTNQVVAQVDGAAMFSADPKKPIGGNIIAHASTTRLSLRKGRGETRICKIYDSPCLPEAEAMFAIGADGIGDAKD